From the genome of Kaistella daneshvariae, one region includes:
- a CDS encoding DUF1810 domain-containing protein: MKTDLNRFLQAQENTYADALQEMKNGKKTSHWMWYVFPQIKGLGKSSMARTYEIQDLAEAKAYLQDQTLGERLLKLTGILVNDVQGKSAEQIFCYPDFLKFHSCLTLFDYVANTKNFTKEKFNVFQQALEKYYGGKKDENTLKIIENFKT, translated from the coding sequence ATGAAAACTGATTTAAACCGTTTCCTTCAAGCGCAGGAAAATACCTATGCTGACGCATTGCAGGAAATGAAAAACGGCAAAAAAACTTCGCACTGGATGTGGTATGTTTTCCCGCAGATCAAGGGTTTGGGGAAATCGTCGATGGCGCGCACGTACGAAATTCAGGATTTAGCGGAAGCGAAAGCTTATCTGCAAGATCAAACTTTAGGAGAAAGATTGCTGAAACTCACAGGGATTTTGGTGAATGATGTTCAAGGGAAATCGGCGGAGCAAATTTTTTGCTATCCGGATTTTCTGAAATTCCATTCCTGCCTGACTTTGTTTGACTATGTTGCGAACACAAAAAATTTCACTAAGGAAAAATTTAATGTTTTTCAGCAAGCTTTGGAGAAATATTACGGTGGTAAAAAAGATGAAAATACATTAAAAATTATCGAAAATTTTAAAACTTAA
- a CDS encoding DUF4256 domain-containing protein: MKDSKSHDALLQGLKERFEKNMPRHENIKWSEVEEKLRKNEEKLKSLQLMEESGGEPDVGGFDEKSGEFLFFDCSAESPAGRRSFCYDKTALEKRKENKPKNSAEEAANFMGIELLTEEQYRFLQTLGKFDTKTSSWLKTPEKIRKLGGAIFGDFRYDTVFIYHNGAESYYAGRGFRGVLRV, encoded by the coding sequence ATGAAAGATTCCAAATCCCACGACGCATTACTTCAAGGTTTAAAAGAACGTTTTGAAAAAAATATGCCTCGACATGAAAATATTAAATGGTCTGAAGTGGAAGAAAAACTGAGGAAAAACGAGGAAAAATTGAAGTCTTTACAATTGATGGAAGAAAGCGGCGGCGAACCGGATGTAGGTGGTTTTGATGAAAAAAGCGGTGAATTTCTCTTTTTCGATTGCTCCGCGGAAAGTCCCGCTGGCAGACGAAGTTTTTGTTATGACAAAACGGCGCTGGAAAAACGCAAAGAAAATAAACCAAAAAATAGTGCCGAAGAAGCGGCAAATTTTATGGGAATTGAGCTGCTGACTGAAGAACAATACCGTTTTCTGCAAACTCTTGGAAAGTTCGACACCAAAACTTCAAGTTGGTTGAAGACGCCGGAAAAAATTCGGAAATTGGGCGGCGCCATTTTCGGTGATTTCCGCTATGACACGGTTTTCATTTATCACAACGGCGCGGAATCTTATTACGCCGGACGCGGTTTTCGTGGAGTTTTACGGGTTTGA
- a CDS encoding universal stress protein — MSSTLKTLLVPTDFSPKAENALRLAAEMAVRHEAKLILLHVVHTYYLVDRGGKQIIGSETVQSSVEMARQRLEEIKNSLQQNFNVEMEIRLSTQSLIDGINELIVEDDVDLVVLGTSGRQDVKSFILGSNSYNVLQYANCSVLLVPETFTKTHFKKILFPVRVENELDQKAELSLLLAEKNEGGINLLGVADADRIAQVRKSYIEMRKVMQMKGADYVAEFKLCVDNANVIVETAQDDDSDIILLADQDENSWKSFMGENFFKKIINGTDVPLFIVKIKGAKIDETPLSGYDVTLPFPG, encoded by the coding sequence ATGAGCAGTACTTTAAAAACCCTTCTGGTTCCCACCGATTTTTCACCTAAGGCAGAGAATGCACTTCGTTTGGCGGCAGAAATGGCTGTGCGCCACGAGGCGAAACTTATATTGCTGCATGTGGTGCATACGTATTATCTGGTGGACCGAGGGGGTAAACAGATCATCGGCTCGGAAACGGTGCAGAGTTCAGTGGAAATGGCGCGACAACGACTTGAAGAAATCAAGAATTCGCTGCAGCAAAATTTCAATGTGGAAATGGAAATTCGGCTGAGCACGCAAAGTCTCATCGACGGTATTAATGAATTGATAGTGGAAGATGATGTGGATTTGGTGGTGCTTGGAACTTCGGGAAGGCAGGATGTGAAAAGTTTTATCCTCGGATCGAACTCTTACAACGTGCTGCAGTACGCGAATTGTTCGGTGCTTCTGGTGCCGGAAACTTTTACAAAAACGCACTTTAAGAAAATACTTTTTCCGGTGCGCGTGGAAAATGAACTGGATCAAAAAGCAGAATTATCGCTTTTATTAGCGGAAAAAAATGAAGGCGGAATTAATTTGTTAGGCGTAGCTGACGCCGACCGCATCGCGCAGGTTCGAAAATCTTATATCGAAATGCGAAAAGTCATGCAGATGAAAGGCGCGGATTATGTCGCCGAATTTAAATTGTGCGTAGACAACGCAAATGTGATTGTGGAAACCGCACAGGACGATGACAGCGACATTATTTTGCTCGCTGATCAGGATGAAAATTCCTGGAAATCCTTTATGGGCGAAAATTTCTTTAAGAAGATAATAAATGGAACGGACGTTCCCCTTTTTATTGTAAAAATTAAAGGCGCAAAAATCGATGAAACGCCGCTTTCCGGTTACGATGTTACTTTGCCTTTTCCGGGATAA
- a CDS encoding GNAT family N-acetyltransferase, producing MIKINTYTHENIADDHTREDIIEFLVESLEQYGDPKAEIEKAVNYAFGLNNKPGGVVLSAFNTVTQRIAGAVVVNKTGMEGYIPENILVYIATDKALRGQGLGKRLMQTAIEASEGDMALHCEPDNPARFLYQNLGFTSKYLEMRLKK from the coding sequence ATGATTAAAATTAATACTTATACTCACGAAAATATTGCCGACGATCACACCAGAGAAGATATCATTGAATTTTTGGTAGAAAGTCTGGAACAGTACGGCGATCCGAAAGCCGAGATTGAAAAAGCGGTGAATTACGCTTTTGGTCTAAATAATAAGCCCGGCGGAGTAGTGCTGAGCGCTTTTAACACCGTTACGCAGAGAATTGCCGGCGCGGTGGTCGTAAACAAAACCGGTATGGAAGGTTATATTCCCGAAAATATTTTGGTTTATATCGCAACTGATAAAGCATTGCGCGGTCAGGGACTGGGCAAAAGACTGATGCAAACTGCCATTGAAGCCTCGGAAGGCGACATGGCGCTGCACTGCGAACCCGATAATCCCGCGAGATTCCTTTATCAAAACCTCGGATTTACGAGTAAATATCTCGAAATGAGATTAAAAAAATAA
- a CDS encoding alanine racemase: protein MSYITLHETKLRHNFKVLDQLFRDHDIEWAIVAKLLCGNEKFLEVLLNISNNEICDSRLSNLKTIKKLSPETQTIYIKPPAKRLAKSIVQFADVSFNTELATLEVLSTEAVKQQKVHRVVLMVEMGELREGIMARNLMSFYREVLALPNIEVVGLGTNLNCLNGILPDEKKLQKLNRFKEIVEEHSGEKIPYISGGSSVTIPLILSNEVPFGINHFRVGETLFFGTNVYKDSLLSGMYHDVFTLTAEIIEMQQKPTIPSGTAGTNLTGETPVFSEEEKGRSSLRAIVDVGLLDIDHKDIQPLNPEIEIIGASSDMLILDLGENSANLEVGDTINFSMNYMAVLRAMNSDYVDKKVKTEVVHLGGASDHYLCLN, encoded by the coding sequence ATGTCATATATCACTTTACACGAGACAAAACTCCGTCATAATTTCAAGGTGCTGGACCAGCTTTTCCGGGACCACGATATTGAGTGGGCAATTGTCGCGAAGCTGCTTTGTGGCAACGAAAAATTTCTGGAAGTTTTGCTGAATATCAGCAATAACGAAATTTGTGATTCGCGCCTCAGCAATCTTAAAACCATTAAAAAATTGTCTCCCGAAACGCAGACCATTTATATAAAACCTCCCGCAAAACGTTTGGCGAAAAGCATTGTGCAGTTTGCTGACGTGAGCTTTAACACGGAATTGGCAACGCTTGAAGTGCTTTCCACGGAAGCGGTAAAACAGCAGAAAGTCCACAGAGTCGTGCTCATGGTGGAAATGGGCGAACTGCGCGAAGGAATTATGGCACGAAACCTCATGTCTTTCTATCGCGAAGTTTTGGCGCTGCCGAATATTGAAGTGGTCGGTTTAGGAACAAATCTGAACTGTCTAAACGGAATTTTGCCTGATGAAAAAAAACTGCAGAAACTGAACCGTTTTAAGGAAATTGTAGAAGAACATTCCGGCGAGAAAATTCCCTATATTTCCGGTGGTTCTTCGGTGACCATTCCGCTTATTTTAAGCAATGAAGTGCCTTTCGGAATCAATCATTTCCGTGTGGGAGAAACTTTGTTTTTCGGTACGAATGTCTACAAAGATTCGCTGCTCAGCGGAATGTACCACGATGTTTTCACGCTGACCGCGGAAATTATCGAGATGCAGCAAAAACCGACGATTCCATCCGGAACTGCTGGTACGAATTTAACGGGTGAAACACCTGTGTTTTCGGAAGAGGAAAAGGGCAGGTCGTCTTTGCGAGCCATTGTTGACGTCGGTTTATTGGATATCGACCATAAAGATATTCAGCCTTTAAATCCGGAAATTGAAATTATAGGTGCGAGCTCTGACATGCTGATTTTGGATTTAGGTGAAAATTCCGCTAATCTGGAAGTGGGCGACACCATTAATTTCAGCATGAATTATATGGCGGTTTTGCGCGCCATGAATTCCGACTACGTCGATAAAAAGGTGAAAACTGAAGTGGTTCACCTTGGTGGTGCTTCAGATCATTATCTGTGTCTAAACTAA
- a CDS encoding helix-turn-helix domain-containing protein — MAKPTINAITIDSLKNRNSLEGEFIVLNGKDLANLFSKPDSFKTKFYTLLTVESGTGKLLIDHEIYELKKNRVFFVDYNQVFRFSEVENFAGEAVLFTRSFYNLIYTGNRKIKNDTAFSDLPPMMDFSKTDFTNFRNGISDIKKEFESAALLNKEIICLMLKVSMLKFIRKTNNADYINFKTNRKNSHIEQFKNLIEVHFKDLKRTSDYAKYLAISANYLNALVKEKLDISAENLIQNRVILEAERLLLNTDLSVTEISFELGFSDKSHFGKYFKKISGESPNIFRKKFQNQHLHFREDS, encoded by the coding sequence ATGGCAAAGCCGACTATCAACGCGATAACCATCGATTCTTTAAAAAATCGAAATTCTCTGGAAGGCGAGTTCATCGTACTGAATGGGAAAGATCTAGCCAATTTATTTTCGAAGCCGGACTCCTTCAAAACAAAATTTTACACTTTGCTGACCGTTGAAAGTGGTACGGGGAAACTTCTCATCGACCACGAAATTTATGAGCTGAAAAAAAACCGCGTTTTTTTCGTGGATTACAATCAGGTTTTCCGGTTTTCTGAAGTCGAAAATTTTGCCGGCGAAGCCGTGCTTTTTACGCGTTCTTTTTACAATCTGATTTACACAGGAAACCGGAAAATTAAAAATGATACGGCTTTTTCCGATCTGCCGCCCATGATGGATTTTTCAAAAACTGACTTCACCAATTTCCGCAATGGAATTTCTGATATTAAAAAAGAATTTGAGTCAGCGGCGCTGTTAAACAAAGAAATCATCTGCCTGATGCTGAAAGTTTCGATGTTAAAATTCATCCGCAAAACCAATAATGCCGATTATATTAACTTTAAGACAAACCGGAAAAATTCCCATATTGAACAGTTTAAAAATCTGATCGAAGTTCATTTTAAAGATTTGAAAAGAACCTCAGATTACGCAAAATACCTCGCTATTTCGGCAAATTATCTCAATGCTCTGGTAAAAGAAAAATTAGATATTTCCGCGGAGAATTTAATTCAAAACCGCGTGATTCTGGAGGCGGAACGGTTGTTGTTAAACACCGATCTGTCTGTAACTGAAATTTCTTTTGAGCTGGGCTTTTCCGATAAATCACATTTTGGAAAATATTTTAAAAAAATATCGGGTGAAAGCCCCAATATTTTCCGAAAAAAATTTCAAAACCAACATCTTCACTTCCGTGAAGATTCCTAA
- a CDS encoding APC family permease, producing the protein MEKSAHKKLNELQSTAISGNDITSSCLYVSALTIMYAGQYAWISLLVVALVLFLFRKIYGEVVGALPLNGGAYNVLLNTTSKRLASFAAALTVLSYMATAVLSGSEAMHYLHNLLPGINVMAATIVVLLIFTFLTIAGMGESAIVAVIIFLVHIASLTILVIAGIWFIANTGFETMHLNWALPVKSGGILTALFLGFSAAMLGISGFESSANFVEEQEQGVFPKTLRNMWAVVSFFNPLIALIIIFVLPLASVGENQEALLAYMGEITGGKWLAYLISVDAVLVLCGAVLTSFVGVSGLVNRMTLDRILPNYFLKQNKRGAHYRIAIAFLLLCVSVLIATNGVMTSLAGVYTFSFLSVMALFGIGNLLLKIKRKRLPRPEYAPVLGVLIAISFIILGFWGNLILNPSSFSTFLYYLIPAFLVVLFMLNRSVIISALLVGIDSIFRPLRKFSVISNRKLRNMYHQIHSQEFVFFTKRDDVSILNKVMQYVEENETTKKIKIVNVMKPGEDNEKLKVDIEVLDRAYPMIDIEFIEITGEFTPDLIEQLSKEWGIPKNFMFIASPSDRFSYRVADLGGVRLIM; encoded by the coding sequence ATGGAAAAGTCCGCCCATAAAAAGCTCAATGAATTGCAGTCCACTGCAATTTCGGGCAACGATATTACATCTTCCTGTCTTTATGTTTCAGCGCTCACGATTATGTACGCCGGGCAGTATGCCTGGATATCGCTGCTCGTGGTGGCGTTGGTACTTTTTCTTTTTCGGAAGATTTACGGCGAGGTCGTTGGCGCTTTGCCACTGAACGGTGGTGCGTACAATGTTTTGCTGAACACCACTTCCAAAAGGCTCGCATCTTTTGCGGCGGCGCTTACGGTTTTATCCTATATGGCGACCGCGGTGCTTTCAGGTTCAGAGGCGATGCATTATCTCCACAATCTTTTACCCGGAATTAATGTCATGGCAGCAACCATCGTGGTTTTGCTGATTTTTACCTTTCTGACCATTGCCGGAATGGGCGAATCGGCAATTGTAGCGGTGATTATTTTCCTCGTTCACATTGCTTCGCTCACCATTTTGGTCATCGCCGGAATTTGGTTTATCGCAAATACCGGATTTGAAACCATGCACTTAAACTGGGCGCTGCCGGTAAAATCAGGTGGAATTTTAACCGCCTTATTTCTCGGTTTTTCGGCAGCAATGCTCGGGATTTCCGGCTTTGAAAGTTCCGCGAATTTTGTGGAAGAGCAGGAGCAGGGCGTTTTCCCAAAAACCTTGCGCAATATGTGGGCGGTGGTAAGTTTTTTCAATCCTTTGATTGCTTTAATTATTATTTTCGTTTTGCCGTTGGCGTCAGTGGGCGAAAATCAGGAAGCGCTGCTGGCGTATATGGGCGAAATTACCGGCGGAAAATGGTTGGCTTATTTGATTTCCGTCGATGCTGTTTTGGTGCTCTGCGGTGCGGTTTTAACGTCATTTGTCGGCGTTTCCGGATTGGTAAACCGAATGACTTTAGACCGAATTTTACCGAACTACTTTCTGAAGCAAAATAAACGCGGTGCGCATTACAGAATTGCAATTGCGTTCCTTTTACTCTGCGTCTCAGTGCTTATTGCAACGAACGGTGTGATGACTTCATTGGCTGGAGTTTACACTTTTTCTTTTCTTTCGGTGATGGCACTTTTCGGAATTGGAAACCTGCTTTTGAAAATTAAAAGAAAACGCCTACCACGACCGGAATACGCGCCGGTTTTGGGTGTGCTGATCGCAATTTCATTTATCATTCTTGGTTTTTGGGGAAATTTAATTTTAAATCCAAGTTCCTTTTCAACCTTCCTGTACTATCTCATACCGGCATTTTTAGTGGTTTTGTTTATGCTGAACCGCTCCGTAATTATCTCGGCTTTGCTGGTGGGCATCGATTCTATTTTCCGGCCACTGCGCAAATTTTCGGTCATTTCAAACCGAAAATTGAGAAACATGTATCACCAAATTCATTCCCAGGAATTTGTCTTTTTTACGAAAAGGGATGATGTTTCGATTTTAAACAAAGTCATGCAGTACGTGGAGGAAAACGAAACCACGAAAAAAATAAAAATTGTTAATGTCATGAAACCTGGTGAAGACAACGAAAAACTGAAGGTTGATATCGAAGTTTTAGACCGTGCTTATCCAATGATTGATATTGAGTTTATTGAAATTACCGGAGAATTTACGCCGGACTTAATTGAACAATTATCGAAAGAGTGGGGCATTCCAAAGAATTTTATGTTCATCGCCTCACCAAGTGACCGGTTTAGTTATCGGGTTGCGGATTTGGGCGGTGTGCGCTTAATTATGTAG
- a CDS encoding aminoacyl-histidine dipeptidase: MELSQLEPQIVWKNFAALNSVPRPSKKEEKVIEFIKNFGEKLNLETTVDEVGNVIIKKPATAGMEDRKPIVLQSHLDMVCQKNNDVNFDFESEGIQMEVSGDWIKAKGTTLGADNGLGVASIMSILESDNIPHPALEALFTIDEETGMTGAKGLKPGQLHGEILLNLDTEEDDEIDIGCAGGIDVTASQNYNLEDAKGQIVKITVQGLQGGHSGMDIHKGFGNSNVILGRLLYTGLYNQNIQLISIDSGGLRNAIPREGNAVLSVRNAVEFIENANILKQEILEEFAEIEKDLQINIENFSSEEKAISEKDSKNIILALKSAHNGVYRMSPDVKDLVESSNNIARVELENGALKILNLSRSSVESSKNSVAEQLKSVYELAGMEVEFSGSYPGWKPKPGSEIVQIMEKIYEKEFSEKPAVVACHAGLECGIIGANYPEMEMVSFGPTIRGAHSPDERANIPSLQKFWRFLQEILANIPKK; this comes from the coding sequence ATGGAATTATCACAACTCGAACCGCAAATTGTCTGGAAGAATTTCGCAGCTTTAAATTCGGTGCCGCGTCCTTCAAAAAAAGAAGAAAAAGTAATTGAATTTATAAAAAATTTCGGCGAAAAACTCAATCTGGAAACTACCGTTGATGAAGTCGGAAATGTCATTATCAAAAAACCTGCAACCGCCGGCATGGAAGACCGCAAGCCAATTGTACTGCAGTCGCATCTGGATATGGTTTGCCAGAAAAATAACGACGTAAACTTCGATTTTGAAAGTGAAGGAATTCAAATGGAAGTTTCGGGCGATTGGATAAAAGCTAAAGGCACTACTTTAGGTGCGGATAACGGTTTGGGCGTCGCCTCGATCATGAGTATCCTGGAAAGCGATAATATTCCGCATCCGGCTCTTGAAGCACTTTTCACCATCGATGAGGAAACCGGAATGACTGGCGCAAAAGGTCTAAAACCAGGTCAGCTACACGGCGAAATTTTGCTGAATTTGGATACCGAAGAAGATGATGAAATCGATATCGGCTGCGCCGGCGGAATTGATGTTACCGCATCACAAAATTATAATCTGGAAGACGCCAAAGGACAAATCGTAAAAATTACCGTTCAGGGCTTGCAGGGCGGCCACTCCGGAATGGACATCCATAAAGGGTTCGGAAATTCAAACGTGATCCTGGGCAGACTTTTGTACACCGGACTTTACAACCAAAATATTCAGCTGATTTCCATTGACAGCGGTGGTTTGCGTAATGCAATTCCGCGGGAAGGAAATGCCGTTTTATCGGTGCGAAACGCGGTTGAATTCATTGAAAACGCAAATATCTTAAAGCAGGAAATCCTGGAAGAATTTGCGGAAATTGAAAAAGATTTGCAGATCAATATCGAAAATTTTTCCAGCGAAGAAAAAGCCATTTCGGAAAAAGATTCGAAAAATATTATTTTAGCTTTAAAATCTGCGCACAACGGCGTTTACAGAATGTCGCCAGACGTAAAGGATTTGGTGGAATCTTCCAATAACATCGCACGTGTGGAACTTGAAAATGGCGCTTTGAAAATCTTAAACCTTTCCCGCTCTTCGGTAGAATCTTCGAAAAATTCGGTTGCAGAGCAGTTAAAATCTGTCTATGAACTCGCTGGAATGGAGGTGGAATTCAGCGGATCTTATCCTGGTTGGAAACCAAAACCAGGTTCTGAAATCGTGCAGATTATGGAAAAAATTTACGAAAAAGAATTCAGCGAAAAGCCTGCAGTTGTTGCATGTCACGCCGGTTTGGAATGCGGAATTATCGGTGCTAATTACCCGGAAATGGAAATGGTAAGTTTCGGTCCGACCATCCGCGGTGCACACTCGCCGGATGAAAGAGCGAACATTCCATCGTTACAGAAATTCTGGCGCTTTTTACAGGAAATTTTAGCAAATATTCCGAAGAAATAA
- a CDS encoding LURP-one-related/scramblase family protein: MTLNNLNYPLDFKFKITTLSSDFNITDKNGNYVAYVRQKMFKLKEDVVIFNDESKTRELFRIKADRWLDFNASYSIKDAASHQSFGRLARKGMRSLWKSHYDIFDENDQLKFVVSEDNAWIKILDGLISEIPLVGMFSGYFLNPAYTVHDVENNAVFQLKKMPSLVGRRFQLDRLKDIDDGEESLVVLSLLMMVLLERDRG, encoded by the coding sequence ATGACCCTTAATAATCTGAATTATCCTCTGGATTTCAAATTTAAAATCACCACGCTTTCCAGCGATTTTAACATCACCGACAAAAACGGAAATTATGTCGCCTACGTGCGCCAAAAAATGTTTAAGCTGAAAGAAGATGTCGTGATTTTCAATGATGAATCGAAAACGCGGGAACTTTTTCGGATTAAAGCAGATCGCTGGCTGGATTTTAATGCGAGTTATTCCATTAAAGATGCGGCTTCACACCAAAGTTTTGGGCGACTGGCGCGAAAAGGAATGCGCTCACTCTGGAAATCCCATTACGATATTTTTGATGAAAACGATCAACTGAAATTTGTCGTCAGCGAAGACAATGCCTGGATCAAAATTCTGGATGGATTGATCAGCGAAATTCCTTTGGTAGGAATGTTTTCCGGTTATTTTTTAAATCCGGCTTATACCGTGCACGATGTGGAAAATAATGCTGTTTTCCAGCTCAAAAAAATGCCGTCGCTTGTAGGAAGAAGATTTCAGCTCGACCGTCTGAAAGATATTGATGATGGCGAGGAATCTTTGGTCGTTTTGTCTTTATTAATGATGGTTTTGCTGGAACGCGACCGCGGTTAA
- the recR gene encoding recombination mediator RecR encodes MDYPSKVLAKAVEEISGLPGIGKKSALRLALHLLKQPASQAVALGDSLKKLVTDIQYCRQCHNFSDAELCEICADPKRADEIICVVEDVRDVMAIENTGKFRGKYLVLGGKISPMEGIGPSKLNISSIEKKLAEGTVQELIFALSATMEGDTTAYFIYKKFKNSDVKFSTIARGISVGDELEYADEISLGRSIQNRLPYNEKD; translated from the coding sequence ATGGATTACCCGAGTAAAGTTTTAGCCAAAGCCGTTGAAGAAATTTCCGGTTTGCCGGGCATTGGTAAAAAATCGGCCTTGCGGTTGGCGCTTCATCTTTTGAAGCAGCCGGCGAGCCAGGCAGTGGCTTTGGGCGATTCTTTAAAAAAACTCGTAACCGATATCCAGTATTGTCGCCAGTGCCATAATTTTTCGGATGCTGAATTGTGTGAAATCTGCGCGGATCCGAAACGTGCAGACGAAATCATCTGCGTTGTGGAAGACGTTCGCGATGTAATGGCCATTGAAAATACCGGAAAATTTCGCGGAAAATACCTCGTTTTAGGCGGTAAAATTTCTCCGATGGAAGGAATCGGTCCAAGCAAACTCAATATTTCTTCGATTGAAAAGAAACTTGCCGAAGGAACTGTACAGGAATTGATCTTTGCGCTTAGCGCTACGATGGAAGGCGATACCACCGCGTATTTTATCTACAAAAAATTTAAAAACAGCGATGTGAAATTTTCTACGATTGCGCGTGGAATTTCTGTGGGAGATGAATTGGAATATGCTGATGAGATTTCGCTGGGCCGTTCCATCCAAAACCGTTTGCCCTATAATGAAAAGGATTAG
- a CDS encoding glycosyltransferase family 2 protein, with protein MISVVIPLYNAEKSIERTLDSILNQTWKGDFEIFVVNDGSTDESAAVVGNYIKQSPLNIQLLNQENLGVSAARNSALRRATGEYIALLDADDEWLPEKTERQMEILEDHNSDLDFLGCLRKNQKILWPFRVEKNNLAEVTFRKLMLRNEIQPSTVIFKTEILKKTGFFGENFRFAEDLNFWLRVSENCKMAILNEELIFAGDGKRSFGVSGLSANLVEMEKGFQRNLREIWAKKKIGFAQFAAYFVFYKMKFLVRLSRNFYFKFQGR; from the coding sequence TTGATTTCAGTCGTCATTCCGCTTTACAATGCTGAAAAAAGTATTGAAAGGACGTTAGATTCCATCCTAAATCAAACGTGGAAAGGTGACTTCGAAATTTTCGTGGTGAACGATGGCTCCACGGACGAAAGCGCGGCGGTGGTGGGAAATTATATCAAACAAAGTCCGCTGAATATCCAACTTTTAAATCAGGAAAATTTGGGCGTTTCAGCAGCAAGAAATTCTGCTTTGCGCCGGGCGACAGGAGAATATATCGCGCTTTTGGATGCTGATGATGAGTGGCTGCCGGAGAAAACGGAACGGCAAATGGAAATTTTAGAAGATCACAATTCTGACCTCGACTTTTTGGGATGTCTCAGAAAAAATCAAAAAATACTATGGCCGTTTCGGGTGGAAAAAAATAATCTGGCTGAAGTAACTTTTAGAAAATTAATGCTGCGCAATGAAATTCAGCCTTCAACGGTAATTTTTAAAACTGAAATTTTAAAAAAAACCGGCTTTTTCGGCGAAAATTTTCGGTTTGCCGAAGACCTGAACTTTTGGTTAAGAGTTTCGGAAAATTGTAAGATGGCAATTTTAAATGAAGAATTGATTTTTGCCGGTGACGGAAAACGCAGTTTCGGTGTCTCAGGTTTGTCTGCGAATTTGGTTGAAATGGAAAAAGGTTTTCAGAGAAATCTCAGGGAAATTTGGGCAAAGAAGAAAATTGGTTTTGCGCAGTTTGCTGCTTATTTTGTTTTTTACAAAATGAAATTTTTGGTGCGTTTAAGCCGGAATTTTTACTTTAAATTCCAGGGCCGATGA
- a CDS encoding glycosyltransferase family 2 protein: MKLSVLIVNYNVTDLLRNCLLSLQKYITDVDYEVIVIDNCSTDSTWKNLIQEFPDFQFLTSCQNEGFAKANNKAAKIARGEYILLLNPDTELEDFSGKTLLDFADSKQNFGALGVRMHDAGGNFLPESKRSVPDVFSSFRKLYLNFNKHKTKSYYRNDIGEFDIAEVEVVTGAFLLVKRAVFFEIGGLEEKYFMYGEDIDFCYTLLRSDYSNWYYGKTSILHHKGQSTVKDLDYLRRFYGAMQVFVDKYYKDQKPIQHRILSAGLKMRHSLEKQRIK, encoded by the coding sequence ATGAAATTATCAGTACTCATTGTAAATTATAACGTAACCGATTTGCTCCGAAATTGCCTTCTTTCGCTGCAGAAATATATTACAGATGTTGATTACGAAGTAATTGTAATTGACAACTGTTCTACGGATTCCACATGGAAAAATTTGATTCAGGAATTTCCCGATTTTCAGTTTTTGACATCGTGCCAGAACGAAGGTTTTGCAAAAGCAAACAACAAGGCTGCGAAAATCGCGCGCGGTGAATATATTTTGCTATTAAATCCGGACACCGAACTGGAAGATTTTTCGGGGAAAACCCTGTTGGATTTCGCAGATTCAAAACAAAATTTTGGCGCTCTCGGTGTGCGCATGCATGACGCCGGCGGAAATTTTTTACCGGAAAGCAAACGTTCTGTTCCGGATGTATTCAGCTCGTTTCGAAAGCTTTATCTGAACTTCAATAAGCACAAGACAAAATCATATTACCGAAATGATATCGGTGAATTTGATATTGCTGAAGTGGAGGTAGTTACCGGTGCTTTTTTGCTGGTTAAACGGGCAGTTTTTTTCGAAATAGGTGGTCTGGAAGAAAAATACTTTATGTACGGCGAAGATATCGACTTCTGCTACACGCTGTTACGCTCAGATTACAGCAATTGGTATTACGGCAAAACGTCTATTTTACATCATAAAGGTCAAAGCACGGTGAAGGATTTGGATTACCTAAGAAGATTTTATGGCGCGATGCAGGTTTTTGTAGATAAATATTACAAAGACCAAAAACCGATACAGCACAGGATTCTTTCAGCCGGGCTGAAAATGCGGCATTCCCTGGAAAAACAGCGGATAAAATAA